The Corvus hawaiiensis isolate bCorHaw1 chromosome 1, bCorHaw1.pri.cur, whole genome shotgun sequence genomic sequence TGAATGTTGGGACGAGTGTGGAGGGGACCGGGTGAGGCTGCTCCCTACCTCGTACTCCTTCCGCTGTTCCAGGGCCTTATGAATCCATTTCAGCCTCTTTTTATCCGAGAGTTGAGACCACTGCTTGCCCAGCGACTCTTTCACCTCCTTCGTGGTGGCCTGAAAACCCAAAGCCAGAGGTGAGGGCAGAGGGgtaaaattcaaaaaaaaaagaggaattaaaaaaaaaatggcaaaaaaatggcaaaaaaatggCATGGCCTGGTGGGGCCTGACGGCACCCGGCACGGGGCGGCTGGGAGCCGTGGGGGTGCGTGGGAGTGGGGGGCATGGCCAGAGGTGGATGTCTGTGCTGGAATCCTTTCCTGCCCTGACTCAGGCTGTGGTCACCCCTTCCTGGCAAAAAGTGGAGGCTGGATCCCTGAGCCTCTTCCAGGTGTGCAGAGCCCCTCCTTACCTCGGTCCAGGCTCCGGGAGCTCCTAGCGGTGTCCTCCATCCCGACCCCCTAAAAtgcttctctcccttcccctcctgtcccccggCAGCGGGGTCCGGGACCCCCCAACACTCACACTCGCACTCACTCCCACCCACCGTACTCACATCTGGACGCACTTTCAAGTAGATCTTCTTCTCGTGGTTGTACCACAGCTGCTGGGGGGTCTTGGGTTTTTCGGGGACGTCGGATTTCTTGGCGTTCTGGATGAGATCCGGGTGGTCTTCCCTTTACCAGGcagggaggtggggaagggagagcatcagggaggtggcagtggcAAGGAGAGCACTCCTAAAGCTGCCTGCTAAGGGGTGACTGTCACTGCAGGGCTGAGCCTCCATGGGCTCAGGTACTGGGGGGTCCCAAAAAAGAGCAGGAGGGTTTTAGGAGAGATTTAAGTTTGTCCCTCCTTGGGGAGCATTGGCTAAAGGCATCCCTGGGCTCAGCGGTAaccctgaagcagcagcaggtcaTTGGGAAAGCCAGGATCCACCTGGATCACAGCAACCACGTCCAAGGGGAAGGTCTGGAGTGACTGCGGGGACACTTCAGTTCTTGTCAGTGCTGGTGGCAGGGCTCCTGCCCCCACCCTGCAGACCTCCAGAACATGGCTGGTCCTCTGCTCTCCCCCTCATCCAGTCTCCCAGCCGGAGGGATGCTTCCAGACAccttttccttgctcttttttggCTGAATTCCCTCTTCTCTTCAAGCCAAAAGCCCATTAGGGCTTCCTCCGTGAGCTATGCACAGGAGGGGAATCTGGATCTGCCTGGAGGGGCCCAGGAAAAtatggggggcgggggggctgcCTGCTCACCTGAACCTCGCCAAGTTCCTCTCAAActcctgcttctctctctggaaGTCCTGGATATATTTCATCTGGGGACACAAAGCCACCGCAGAGGCGGAGAGGGATGTCAGCACCAGGGAACGGGCAGGAAGATACATCCCTGTCGACCTGGCTGGGCATCCCACCACCCCAAGAGGGACTCAAGGGCTCCCCAGCCCAGGGAATGGTCCTGTGGAGGGTTTCCAGCCTGCCCAGGGATTCAGCAGCCGGGTATCTCCCCTCTCTGTGcatcccagcagccctggaaaGGGCACAGTGGCACTTTGTGCCCTGGACTTTTCCTGGATGCCCCAGACTGAAAGTTGGAGGCCCCCAAAGCCCTGCCCAGGCTCTGGCATCTCCAGGTGGGCAGatctctgctcccagcatctcccagagcctgtccctgtgtcccttgCCTGGACAGGGTGGCATAGCGGGGCGTGTGCCTCAACCCCAGCATTAAACACGGATCCACCCAACGGCAAAGCCACCATCCAGGTCCAGCGGGAAGAGACGGACCAACGGACAGACCCAACCAGCCTCCACCCCACAGATCCTGGGAACCAGGACAGGAAAAGCCAAGGAAGTCTTACAGGTCTGACGGGACTAAATGAACGCCTGGCTTCTCCCGTCCAGAGCTGGATTAAGCCCTCAccaggcagagcctgggctctgctggttTTACTGGaagagctgggcagagcccagcacacaGAGGCACATGGTGGGAAGGGGCTTGCTGACCCCCCTCCATACCTTCTTCTTCTCAGGAAGCTCCTTGTATTTCTTAGACAGGATCTTGGTGAGATCCAGGTTGCTCATTTCGGGGTGAAGCTTGGCGTATTTGGCTCGCTTCTCCATGAAGAAGCGGAAATAGGGAGTCAGGGGCTTCTTGGGGAAGTCGGGATGTTTCTGGGGAGACAGCAGAGTGGAGgacactgagcacagagctggcagcaccacAGGGGCACAGCCAAACCCACGGCTCCCTAGCTCCAGGGGCACCTGCctccatccagccctgctggcgATCCAGGTATGGCAGGCAAGGAGGGGGAAACTGCTGGGAACAAGGGCTCCCCAAGGAACTGCAGTATCCCACGGCTGGGAACCTTGGGAGCGGCCTCCAGCCATCCAGAGGCGTCAGCACAGAGCgagaggggacactgaggcaggaggaggggatgggacccaactcccagggatggagcatcggCTGCCCCAGGGCCACCTGGTCTAAAGCACCCGGCAGGCCAGGAATAGGACGGCAGCCTCCCGGCCCCTCTGGAGCTAAACTTGGAtgcaggctgccagcagcacagccggCCATATTAAATGTACCCGGGACTTGGCCCGGGCCCAGCGCCGCGGCCTCTGGAGCCTTGGgcagccggacaccgggattACGGGCAGTGAGGTGCCTGCAGGGGCTCCCACAGCGGAGCCACGTGGATCTGAGGTGCCACAGCGGTGACAGCCCCCCATCCTGGAGAAGTGTGGGGTCACCCTTTAGGGAGTGATCTTAATTCCTGACCAATACCTTGAGCTTTTTGCCTTTGTAAGGATTCTTCACATGCTCTTCAGCATCCATAATGAGCTCTGTGAGGGTCCGGAATTTCCTCACCTGTGTGGAATGAAGAAACAAAGACTTGAAGAGCAGACAGGGCAGATCCCCGGCATGGCAGAAACCCACTGGGTTTTGTAATGCTACCCCAAAAATGATGGATCCCAGCCCCTCTGAGGATGCTGATGTCACAGTGCTGACAGGAGAGGGACGGTGCCGGCACCAATGGCCAAGGGCTCTGGGCACTCAACTTGGGCAATTCCAACAGCCCTAGGAATGTCAGCGGGACATTCAGACCCTGTCACaaagtccccacaaagccccATGTGGTGTCCATTACCTCGTTAGAAATCTCCATCCACTTCATCTTGCACATCTCCCCTGAGAAGTCCTTGAAAGCCACTTTTTCCCAGTCCAGGTGGGACTCGGTGGTTTTGAACTTGCTCCCGTCGTTGGAGGGCAGGTTATTCTTCATGCACTCCAGGAGGGTCAGCATGTCCTCCTGCGACCAGCGGTCTGAGCAGCAAGAAACAGGATCAGCCAGGGGCAGGcagccttttcccttcccttgccttcccttcccagcaggatACCGGGACTACAGCTCCCGGCGTGCCGCTCCGAACTGCACGCCAGGACACGTAATCTCCACATGCTGCCTCTCGAGATTAAAGATCAAAGGGAAGTGGCTGTTTCCATCACCCTCGAGCAACTTTCTATGGGCCAAAACAATCCAGGCAAAGCTAGAAATTCCACTCAGTGCAAACCAGAGAGACTTGCTCATCCCAGAAAACCATCAGATAAGGGACGGCTCTGCTGCACGGGAGCAGAGGGCGATTTCCTACGCCCTGCGGAGCGACATGGGAGCAATGAGCTCTCCAGCCAAGCAGGAAACAGGGAAACCCACTTTCCAAGTGGAAAAGATGTGTCCAGAGCAATGGGAAAACCCCAGCGCTGCTTTTCCTGCACCTCGGAGAGCTTTGCCATCACCTGGGCCCAGCTCCATGGTGACCTCTGCCAAGGTCAAAGCTCCCACACCACAGAGTGAGGGGGGACAGAGCCCGGCACAGCCCCCCCTGTCTCACAGAGGGGTCCCTGACAGTGCAGGGATGATGTTTATGTCACCCAACATCCCCCAAGCTGCTGGGAggagcatccccagctcccatAGGGACAAGTTACTGGAATGGTGGGACAGGCACATGGCAAAGCCAGAGAGCCTGGAGCAACCGTGAggccaggacaggcagcagcaccgTGCCGGGACAGGCAACAGGCAGGATATCCCAGCCCTGAATGCCTCATCCAGCCCCAACCGTGGGGCTGCTTCCCTGCCAGGGGAATTCCTCCCTGCTCCAAACTTCCACGCCAGCTGGGGAGCACAGCCCGGGGTGCTCTGCAAATATGGGTGGCCCTGGGGAATGCAGCGGGGCCTGGGAGCGGAAGGAAAAGTCCCTGGGGATGGGCcggaggaggagcagagcccggAGCCACACGCgcacacagccctggctgcctcATCCCGGGGTGGGCACCCGGGATTCCGGCGGTGCAGGACTGGCTCACCACAGCTTTCCCTGCCTCACATCTCTGCCAGGTGAAGGCTGAGGCGTTTGGAGCTGCCTGTGGGACATGGAGCACCCCAGAGATGGGGACAGTGGGACAGAGAGGATTCTGAagagatggggacagtgtggctGGTCATGGATTTGAGTGGAGCATCTCTCCCTCCATCTCCAGGAATGAAACCAAGCTCCCAGAAATATCCAGCTGCAGAGattccttcagctgcagctctccctccACTCAAGACTCAACATGAGCAAAACCACCTCCACCTCCTGCCCTTGCAGGGGTCTGGGGAAGGACAACTCCCCTGGAATCCCAAATCCAAGCAAGGGATGTTAAAGGACACATGGGACCTGGTGAAGGGAGCATAGCCAGGACCTGACCCCCCATCCCATTTCCCCTCCTGGACCTGCCTGGTTGGGGGTCAAGGCAGGAACAGCTTAGGATCCAGCTGGTCCCTACAGTGACCTCATTAGGGCTTCATATGGAGGGAGAAGACGGAAAGAGCTCCCCTGGAAAGCAGGGAGCCCGGTGGCTTGGGGTGTGTTGCCATGTTCCTGGTTTCATCCCAAAACACCACgaagatggaaaagagatgGGAAACCCCCATTCCCTACAGGGCTGGGGGAGATCAGAGCTGCGAGAGGGAGAACACAGTCCCAAATTCTGTCTTCCTGTTTTTCCCATCCACTTTCCAGGCCTCCCAGGCAAGGACCAATGAGGCAGAACAGGGCTGGGAAGCTGGTGCCAACTTCACTTGCAGAAATCAGCAGGAATtaccaaaaccagcacagccacaaAAATCCAGAAGAGATGGAGAAGGGGACGAGACACACCCCCAAACCTGTCCCCATCAAGCccagtgcctcagtttcccccctCAAATGCAGAAACACCCGGAGACCTTTGGCCCCGCGTGAACCCCCCGCCGGCAGACAGCCGGCATAACCACATCCCAAAGGAATACATAAAAAAACACTggaaacatcccaaaatcctCGCTGGCAGCGGAGTGGGGACAACAGGGACCCCCACACTCAGCCCTCCATCCCTCTGTTCCCCTCCCTCAACCGGGGGCTTGCTGAAGAACGCTGGAACTGCGGCGTTCACCCACCAGGATGAATGGGGTTGTCTGTGCCCTGGGACCGATTTATCCCGGCTCTCCTGGCACCGGCCGGGCCGGGTCTATATTAGGAAAGCTGCCCCGGTGTAATTAAATCCATCTAAAGTCCCGGAGAAGGACACGTGCTCCAGCCGGGTTCGCTCGAGGCAACTACCCCGACTGCagcaaggaaggaggaaaatcGGGGGGACCTGGCAGGTGTGAGGGGCTGGATGGTGCTCCAGACCTTTGGGGGGGCCCGGGAGGTTTCTGAGGGGTGGAGTGGCAGAGCCCTGCGAGCTGCCCTAGATAAACatccttctttttcccttgttttcctGCCCCTTTTCCAATAAAAGCTGAAGCTCTGATGTCATGCCGGGGTCTGGAAGCCGGAGGCCCAAGGTAACGGCTTGGCTTTTAATGCAGCCCAGATGtgagcagggagggcagcacCTCTGTGCCAGCCCCCCCTTCCCAATCCACCCAAAACACCAGCCCCTCAAAAGAGCATCCCAGTGCCAAGGGGCTGCAGGCGCAGCGGAGCATGAATCCGTGTGCTCGTACACGTGTGAGCGTGTTCCCCGCGGCAGATCAGAACTCGGAGAGGCAGattccccccccccgcctcgATCCGCTGGCAGTCGGGATCACGGaccctccatccctcctccttctccatcccttctcctccccatccctctgagAAAAGCGGCGCTCTgaggttttttattattatttttaagcacggcagcagaattcccgcggGAGCACTGTCATGTTgaggggggctgcgggggggcTCACCTTGGTTTTTGGGAGCTGTCATTTCCAGGTCTGCAGGGCACTCGGCTTCGCCGTTCATCCTCCACCTGCCTGTGCCCAGGACGGTCCCGCGGGCTCCCTCCTCACCCTCTTCCCAAAATCACTCCCGCACAGCTCTGCAAGGAAAGGGAGAACCCTGCTAGGCATCCCCACCGTGACAGGGGGGCCCCCAGCTCTAACGGGAAGTGGGGGGAGCTCGATCCAGGCTCTGTCCATCCTCTCCACTCCCCGGTGAATGAGGTGCTGGAATACCCCCACCACCCATCCCTGAGAGGTTTGGGGAGAGCTCCAGGAAGGGGGATCCTTAATGGTGATGTGACCCCCACACTGGTGAGGGGCGGAGAAAATGGGTGTGTAGACAGGGGAGAAGGGTCCAGGGGTTTGTCCCcaaggtggagggtaggatctGAGAGGGATCCCAATAAATCCCAGAGGAGACAGATTCAAGGTGGCTCCCTGGGGTGGGCGGGATCCAAAAACCCGGGATCAAGAGGATCTGAGTCAACAGGGCTCCAAGGGATCTCCTCTAAGGGGGTTCTCTCCCCCCCACAAAATGGGGGTTTCAAAGGAAGGCCCACCACAGATCTAGCAAAATCCTCCCCACAGGTGGGGACATGCTTGGAGAAGAGAGTGGTCCCCCAAATCCAAGGGAGATGGCAGGGGGGGCATTTGGAGACCTCGGGGGGATTCAGGGGTCTCCCAAGGGGGGAGAACAAGCTGCAGGAAGCTATTTCAACAGGGGGGACTCCAGGGGAAGGATCCCCTCTGACCCCATTAGGAAGGATCTTATGGCTCCATGGGGAAGGATAACCTAGGGAGGAGGACCCCAAAACTTGGTGGGGGGGTGGCAGGATGGTAGCCTGGGGGCTCCTCATCGGGGATTCCACCAGGGGAGTCCCTGGAGGGCAGATCAGGGCTGGAGGCCTCAGGGGGATCCCCCTCAGGGACAGGCCGAAGGCCTGGGGGAGGAGCAGGCCCCAGGCCTGGGGGGAAGCGGGGCCTGGGGGATCCCAGGGGGAATCCAGGCTCGGGGGGTCCCTTGGGGAGGGGGTGTTCAGGGGCTCCTGGGAGGAACATGGCGCTGGGTCTGAGGGAGGATCACCCGGGGAGGGCAGCGGGGACGGCCCAGGGGTGCAGAACCCCCAGGTGCCAGGAGGGATCGGGGATGGCCCTTGGGGGAGGTCAGCTGCTGGAAGAGGGGATGTGGGATCACCCCAGGGGATGTGGGATCACCCCAGGGGATGCAGGCCCCTCCaggcctgggcatccctgggggGGCCGGATCAGCCCCTGGTGGGGACAGATCCCGGATCACCTGAGGGAGATCAGtgctggggtggctgggggATCACCTGGGGGTGGATGAGGGGCGTGCAGACCCCACCAGCGTGGGATCGAGGATCACCCGGGGCTCGATGAACCCTGAAGGGATGGGGGGAGTCGCTCCAGGCTTGGATCAACCCCCAAGGGGGGCGGATCTAGGACCACCCCCGGGGCTGGCTGAGGGATCGCCGCGGGGTGGGATCAAGCCCAGCCCCCGGGCGGTGTGAAACCGGGGATCGCCCGGGGGTGGGAGTGGGGGATCACAACCGGGGGGGGAAGTGTGGGGGTGTCGTGAAAGGCGGGATCGCGACAGGGGGAGGGATCCATGGGatcggggcggggcgggcggtgcGCGCGCACTGGGATCCCCGGGGGGGTGCGCGGGGAGGGGGTGCGGGATCCCCCCGCGGGGGAGTCGGGGGGGGACCGGATCCCGCGCCtggaggggggaaggaggaggaggaggaggaggaggcgggggAGGaaggggccgggccggcgggcGGAGGCGGGGAGCCCGCACATGCCCTGCGCCGCCGGCCAGCTCCAGTCTCCTCCTCCACCAGGCAGCAGGAACCGGGTGGGACCGAGcgcgggcggccccggcggcgccTCCCCCGCCCCCGGTTCCCACCCGGGCGCCAGCGAGCTGAgccccccctcctttttttctctccccccaaCAACACCCGGGCAGACAATGGAAGGCGAGTTCGGGGGGCCGGGGGTGCGGAGAGGGGCCGGGGGAACGCGGAGCGCTCCCCCGGCCCCTCTCCGCACCCCCGGCCCCCCGGAGCGATGCGATGCGCTGCTTCATCCCCCCCTCTCCGCATCCCCCCCCGCATCCCCCCATCGTTACCGGCCGCTCTCCGCCGCGGCACACAATGGCCGGGCTGCGCCCGCCTCCGCCCGCCGCTCCTTCCCCTCCACCCGCGGTTATAAAGCCGAGACAAACCCACCTCTCCGGGCTGCtaagggggaggaggaggaggaggaggaggtggtggtggtggtggtggtggaagaaggagggaggaggttggaggggggggtgtgggggggagCTCTAACCGAGCCGCCGCAGCCCCAACCCCGCCGCCGGAGCcgctgggggaagaagaaggagaaggagaagaaggaggaggaggaggaggagggggaagggggggcGGGGATGCCCGGCTGGGGGCGGCCGGGCAGCTGCAGCGAGCCGGGCGAGGGCAGCGCGACCTCCCCGCACCGACCCCCGGGGAGCGGCTCCTACCCGATCCTCCCCCCCTCTCTTTTTCCCCACCGCCGCCCCCTCCTCGCTTTTCCTTTCCTcgttttccctttcctttcctccctttcttaCCCCCCTCTTTTCTCTCCGCGACCCCTCCTCGAGCCCGCGAACACCCACCCACCCAGCGGGGGGCTGGAGCCCCGCTCCCGGTCcggagggaagaaaggaagggaagggggggaaaggcggaaaaaaaaaagggggggagaaaaaaaatatagataaaaagaaaataaggaggaaaaaaaggataaagagGGGATAAAGCGAGGATAAGGGGAGATGAAGCGCGGGGGGGGGTCGGCCGAGCCCCGGCACGCACCGGCGGAGCGCGGCGCCCAGCTCCCGCCGCGGCGCGGGACTCACCCGGGCTCGGGAAAAACAAGCGGGCAGCGCTGGAAGCCTGCCCCCGAAATCCAGCTGCGGCAccggggaggagggagggaaggcgagcgggaaggagggagggagcgaggaggaggagagggaagggaagggaaaaaggagggagagaaggggggGGCACACCGGGGCCGCCGAGCCGGGCGCTGCCCCCCGCCCCGAGCCCCAGCGCGGTGCCCCCCGCGGGCGGGCGAGGCGGGCGAGCCCcggcggtggcggtggcggcTTCCTGCCCGCGGGGCCTGCGCGAAACCAGCcgttctaaaaaaaaataatctctcttTTATATCTATCAATCTATCTAAAAAAAATCGCTCTGGTGGGCGCGACCCCCTCCCCGTTCCCGTCGGAGCGGCGGCGGAGCGCCTTACCGAGCCCGGAgcgcggcggtggcggcggcggcggcggcagcgggagcccGGGGAGGAACAAAGCGCCTCCTCCAGCCCCGCCGGCGGAGCGGCGCGGCGGCGAATGGCGAGCCCGGGCGGCGGGCacggcgcggcgcggcggggcacggcggcggcggctcccccGGCGCGGGCACGTACCGGCGGGGCCGCCGCTttggggggcggcgggggctcGGGGCTCgctcggcggggccggggcgggggagCGGCGGTTGAACGGCGGCCAGCTCTGCAGCGCTGGCCCCGGGCGTGGACGCGCTCCAGTCCCCGCAGAGACGATCGCGCTTTCCCCCGCCTCCATGGCGCTGCGTTCGCTCTTCCAATCAGCCGGGCTGAGCGCGCCGGGATCCGCCGGGATCTCCCCgccagccccgccgccccgccgccgcttTCCGCCGGGTTTTTTATTGCTCTTTGCTTTTGCAACACTGTggtgagaagaaaaagaggaggaggaggaggaggaaggagaagaggagggaaaggagggggggtggggtgggggggggaagggaggaagaaaaaaaataaaaaaaaaaaaaaaatctccttacATGTGCAACAATCCTCGGCCGGCGtttgcataaagaaaaaaatttaaaaattaaaaaaaaaaaataaaagagaggaggagaaaaaaattgaagggGGGAAGCGGAGGggggggggagccgagccgGGCCCCCACGGCACGGCGGGGCCGCGCTCCTgcccgccccgcggccccgggacacggcggcggggggggctctgcccggcggggcgggcgagGGGCagcttcctcccctcctccctccctccgctccttttctctcctctccctctccctctctctctctcttaattttttttaatggaatttctCCAACTCCACCTTTGTTGTGCTGGGCGTCATTCCCCGCAGCCAATCCCGGCCAGGCAGCGCCTGCACATTCCCGGCCATCCCGGCTGCCGGCACAGTACGGGCCATCCCGGGCTGCTTCCGTGCTACCGGCCGCACCGGCCGCCGCCTCGGTACCGAGCACCCCGGCGGTACCGGCTGCTTCCATAGCGCCATCCCCGCCGCCACACCGGCTGCGTGCCCGGCACCGGCCACCTCTCCAGCCCCCGCCACCTCtccagcccccgccgccgcggcTGCTCCCGCGGCCCCGGCTGCCGCCACGGCACCGAGCAGCCCGGGCTGGCTGCGCTACGGCCACAGGCCGCCCGGCTGCTCCCGGCCAGCTCGGGCCAGCTCCGGCCATCTGCCCGCAGCCGCCCTCAGGCCGCGGCTGCTCCCGCGTGCTCCGGGCAGCTCCGGCCATTTCGCggctcccggccgggccggCACCGGCAGCTCCGGAGCCGCCTGCGCGGGGAGCGGGAGCCGGCGCAGACCCccccagggatgcaggaggacGGCTGGGATTGCGGGGTCACCCAGCTCGGGGGGCTCTGGACACCTCCCAGGCTGACCGCATGGGAACGGCCGAAATCCGGGGGATTTTCACGCCTGTTTATATGGAAAGGGAAACAAGAAATATAATAATCCCTAAATCTggatccccccccccccatccccccggCTGGTTTGGGGGTGCGGGGGTGGTGCCTGGCTGTGCAAGTGGCTTATTTGGGCTTTATCCCGAAGGGAAGGATCAGCCAGACGGAGGGACGGGCGGACAGCCGGCTCCTCCGCCACGTCCTGCCCCGAGCTGTGCCAAGCCCGGCCaggcggctctggcgccgggTGGTTAATCCCTCCTGtgaaagcttaaaaataaaaatatatgtatttattctgTGTGGAAAAGGGCCTAGGCTGGGCTGGATCCCTGAATTTCAGGAATTGTAGCTATTTttcaagaggggaaaaatgacaaaagtaaaaaaacccaacataaaatatttagagcCAATTGGGCCCAACACGTGAAaattgacattttaattttttaattttttttttaatcaaaaagcTGTTGTTGGAGTGTCAATGTGCTCCAGTCCTGATTCTCCCAATGTGGCTTTGTGGCTTTTGTTACCAGCAAGGGACACCGGAGTCCTGGGAATCAGCCACAGACTCTGCAGCAGgcgggctgggaatggggacccccCAAATGCCCATCCCAACAACCCCCCTCACTCCTTGCCCTTCCCAGGCCTCGCTTCTGACC encodes the following:
- the LOC125334852 gene encoding collagen alpha-1(III) chain-like, which translates into the protein MGSGRGGRCARTGIPGGVRGEGVRDPPAGESGGDRIPRLEGGRRRRRRRRRGRKGPGRRAEAGSPHMPCAAGQLQSPPPPGSRNRVGPSAGGPGGASPAPGSHPGASELSPPSFFSLPPTTPGQTMEGEFGGPGPIPARQRLHIPGHPGCRHSTGHPGLLPCYRPHRPPPRPRRRGCSRGPGCRHGTEQPGLAALRPQAARLLPASSGQLRPSARSRPQAAAAPACSGQLRPFRGSRPGRHRQLRSRLRGEREPAQTPPGMQEDGWDCGVTQLGGLWTPPRLTAWERPKSGGFSRLFIWKGKQEI